Genomic DNA from Cucumis melo cultivar AY chromosome 10, USDA_Cmelo_AY_1.0, whole genome shotgun sequence:
TAGTATAGTATGGTTTGAAGCAAACAAAAGAGGAATTTCAAATTTATAGTATAGTAAGAATGTAAATTTTATAGGATACAAAAATGTATGAACTTAATTTATATTAAAGTAATCTAAATCCAAATGGTTAAACCCTacgtatatatattaacttCAATTTACAAAATTGTCAACAAATTTATTTAGAGTTCCTTTAATTTACACTTTTAAGATTTGATTTAGTTTCTAACTTTTATAGATGGAGAAACAAATTAAGAACCATATGTATCCAAGACTAGAAAATTACTAGAAGAAGCCACCACAATGTGACAAAAAGTTCAAATGAGACTGAACAaagaatatttcaaattttcatctCTTATTAAGCATATGAAAGTTTCAAAATCCACCTCAAATAGGTATCACGAGGAAATAACCTAAGCAGTGCTCTGCACAAAAGGCTACAACTTATTCAAGCAAATGCCAAAACAAAGACACATggtaaaataaacaaaaaataataataatgaaacaCAAACACAAGCATTTAGCTTTCACTCAGGTTGGATAAAACAATCATGGTGCATAGCCAATCAAACAACAGAATATGTCATTGTGTCTTCAGTCTGCTGAGGTATTAAACATGTTAAACAAAAACTGTGAAACAGTACTTTTAGTCATTAAGAATTTCGATAGTTCTCTGAGTCATTGTTACAGCAAGAAATAGAAGGAGCTTTCTGTTATTAATTGAATTAGGGGGAAAGAGACCAAACTCACTCGTGAATCCCTCCCTAATTGTCGCCAAGCAAAGGACCAGATCCAACCTTCTTCCAAATCTCAACCCATTCGACCATGGCTTCAGCAACACGAGAGAACATTGGATTGGACCGGCCAAGCTGGTCCCTTACTGCCTTCGCAATCTCGAGAAAACAGGCTTCAGCTGTAACTGCTGCTTCTGGTAGCCTAAGAGTTTGAAAGAATGGAACAACTTCTTCCATCAGCTTCACCCCTTCCCACTCTTTCTTCAGGCTCTCTATTGCATTTCCTCTTTCATTTCTCCAAACATATGGCTGCCCACTTTTCACACCAAGCTTTAGATGATCACATGTTACCTTAACGCATAACCCACACCATATATCCTCCATGGTTTCCCACCGAAACTTTCCTTCCCCAGCCAATCTCAGTGCTGGACATAAAGCAGGTCCGACCACCTCTCGATCAAATGCAATGTTGATTCCACTCACAGGCAACATGGCCCCGACTGGAATAGTGAGAACTGCATCGACGATACGAGTGTTCCTCAGACTTGGCTTGAGGGCTTGTGTTGGTGCATCATAATCTGCTAGATTCAGCCACAGTCCACATGACAGACTACAAGCAACCCCACTTCTTAAGCTAAATGGGTAACCACGCACAAAATCTGCTCCTTTCCTAAATGGATCATACAGTGTGTTGAAGAAGAAAGGAGTGGCAGGAGTTGAAAGGTTCAATAAGTGCTGCTCTACAATATCTATTAACATGCCCTTATCATCTTTGGCTGGAGCACAGTCATCGTCAACTGAGATTATATACTTTTTTCTGGACACAAGGTAGCCAAAGTATCGACAAGAGTAACCAGAGAatttaattgaatttgaagTACCAACAATTCTATTTATGTCTTGTACAGTGTAGATGTCCAGGTCAAAGCCATCTGGAATTTCAAGATCCTCCTTGAGTTCAGGATCCTTGACAATAATCAAGTGGTATCGGGTGAAAACAGGCCTCCATTCATTCATAAATGATGTCAGATCAGAGTGGAATGCTCCGATCACAATGTCAACCTCGTTGTCCTTAATATGGAGGTGGGACATCTTTCAAACGTTTgtagaaaataaaaacaatgatTTGTGATAtagttttagaaaataaaaaagattggCAAATCTCCTTAAAAGAAGCAGCTGAAAGTTAATGCTCTAAAATGCAATCACACCATATCACTGAATCCTAGAACTTTTCTGAACACCCTGCATCAAATATTCAGCGTAAGGAAGAGAAATGGATAAACCAACCACAAAATCAATGGCGTAGCAGAATATTGGTATATCAAGATTTTTCTTACTGGTAGGAAGAACAGGGGTGACAATTTGCTGGATATTGAATGCCCCAATGAGCGAAAGAACTTCATCTTTTCCACTTGCCACAAACAACTTTAAAACCCTCTCGTTTAATTTTCCAGCCCTTAAAGTTTCCTGCTTCATAAAAGTATTTCATCTACTCAGTAACTCGAGAGTACCAGCCAGTAAAGAAAGCCCAATATAAAATGTAGTAAAATAAGATATCTAGCGGTGAAGCAACAATTTCAGCTTTCTGTACtgttacaaaataaaattaagcaACTATTTATACACTCAACATCTTGAAAGTTGCCAACTAAAGATATTTCCAGTATAGGTTTGAGTAATTTGTCTAAAATTTATATtctctatttaatgataatgtaTACAATTTGTAAAAATGGAATTCCAACCATTTCCTAATTTTAACATTATACACAAACGTTTAACCACAGGAAAAAATGGGGTCCACGTCCACCTCAATCCCTTGGCCTTCATTTCCACAAGCAATAGTTATAACATACAAATCCCTTCTGCCATAGCTGGAAATGGTTCCTGGTTCTACCTTTTGGAAGATAAGAACCTTCAAAGATTTTACTTCCACCCAAAAAGAAAACCAAGACAAAGGGGTCGCAACAATTTGTTCCAACTTTTCGAGAAATGAAATTTCGCGGAaaagaaaagtattttatgGATAGCAGGAGTAACGTTGAGGAGGTATAAAAACAGACTAGGTTATTTGAATGCTTAACAACGTTATATACCAAACGACTCTGCAGCCCCCTGTCTCTTTGTTTTTTTGCTAGTTGGAAAGCATTTTTCCAACCTCACTAGCCTGAACATAATTTTAACTTCAACTTACCCATCCCCCCTATTTTCAGAGCTATCTCTTCAGTCCAATTGTTTAGCCTCTGTGGATTCCATTTTGGGGGAACAAATATCaaattccaaattccaaattccAAAGAAATAAGTAATATAGTAGCGCAAAGGCGAGTCCATGTAAAAgattaaacaaaatataatacAATTTAACCGCTACACAACACCAAAATTACCCATCGTCAATTTCACAGCAACACCAACATAACCTTCTTCTGGCTCAAAGGTGCAAAATAAAAAACAGGGCACGAGAAGCAATCAGAGTCTAGCAAGCATAAAAATCACATATAGACCATTCTAGATTCAATAATTGtaaaaacacataaaaactgATTTTGAAGCTCATATAACGCACATACAATTTACAACTTCATATTCACAAATAAATGttgttaatatttttaattgatGAGAAACAAACAAATAACTGATTTTCAATACGAACAATAACGGAAGTGAAGTAATGTAGAAATCAGAAAGAAATGTAAATAACAAAACTCATCCAAACTTCCATTGGCATTTCTACAAAACAAAACTCGACCCACCACCCAATTAGTCTTTTCGTCATAAATCTTGATGAAACAAGAAGACTGTAGACAGCGTTGAccaaaagtaataaaataaagaataaagaaaagattaattgggaaatgaattgaaaagaaaaaggaagaagatgatgatgatgatatgaAAAGAGAAGTACCAGGAATAGATGGAGGACGATGTGATCAGGGAGAAAAGAGAGATCAGAGATAGAAGAGAGATTAAGGATGGCAGAATGGATAGTGAGAGACAAGAGAGATGGAGGGGTTGtcattcaaaatatatatacagaAATATAGATCCCCTTTTGctctcctctctcctctctctctctctctctctctacaaaGCAAAGCCCATAGGCCAAAGAAGGAGTGAAGGACAAGGGAATCGGTCTATGCTTTGTCCCGAGATTGCTGTGTGTTCTCCGTCGACCGACGTTTACTagactttttctttcttcttcccctATGCCACCTCCTCCATTGGATTGGGCCTCTATATCTATATGACGGCCCATGGCCCAACCCAGCCCAAGAACACgatacttttttcttttttttgttcttgAAAGTTTTACAATAACGTAATTAGATTCAAAAcgattataaaaatatattaccgatagattttgctatatcggtaattcttttaaaacatttctatatacttaattatcaTTCTTAAAATTGTCACAAACTCTAATTATCTTTAGAAATTTAATAGGCTAGTTTAGTTGTGGTACTAGTGAGGAGAGATGTGGGACGGTAAGAAAATCAATCGGGAGTGGTtgattaaaattttgaaagctCAAGCCGTTGTTGGAGGACTTAAAAACATAGATGTTGAATATGATAATGATGACATGATTTAGGTGTTTGAACCATGAGATGAGTAGGTGTGATCAACGGTCGGTCATAGTCGATTTTCTAACCAAACCACCTCCAACTGACCATAGTTGGTATGAGAATGGCCGAATCGACTCCGACTGCCATTCACAACAAAACCGACTCTGAATTGTTTCGAGCGATCAATCGATTTTGGTCAATTTTTTGTTGTAGCAAAACTTTCTTTGTtgaatgatttttaaaaattctttctaccattttttttttgttagttttttaAATTAGAATTATCTTACAACCTCCAACACGATCGTATAGAAAGCTAAACAAGGATCCTTAGCTTCAACCTCTTATACGATCGCATAAGAGGATAAACGTCGTTAGAAATTCTATTGGTTTTTTGAACCTATTTGATAACTTTTGTTTTTGTCATAAGAAAGGGAATCACGTTGTCCATTGTATTTTCCATGCTGCAGTTGTTGGTTTTGAAGTTCCTTTTGTGCAGATTAGCTCTCATAGTTTGAAAAAGTTAAAAGGATGTTGTGTGTGAATCTTAATCTTGTATCTATGGTGGACTTTTGTGTTTCTACTTAatggatttttattttattttgggaagaaaggaagaaaatgaatataAATGTGTAGGGTTGAAACCGGGGCCGGTTATTATCGCGCCAACACTAAATTAGGAAGTGACTAAATTATCCATTTCGGTCGTTATTCATAATCGACAACAATCGTTTCCACAATTTTACAATTCCCGTTGTTAGATTCTTTATATCACATTAAGTAATGGAAAAAATTCCCGTTTTTTACGCTCAATCCGACGAGACCAAGCCCGATTTCATAGCATTACCACACGCATATTCTTGGATTTTCCCCCGATTTGATCGAAACCCACTTCCATTCGATTAAATCCCtcctttttcttcctcttctcttcAACTCTGCTCTGGAATCCCTCCGGTCCGCTGCCTTCTCAGCGTGATCACTGGGGATTCTGGTTCTTCTCCGATTACTACTACTACGtctctcctttcttcttctttgggtattttcttttttcttgtgaTTTTGTCTAGCCTTGAGGTTTGTTTTTTGCCCACTTTGGTGTTTCATTTTTGTTTGTGGAGCTATGAGCGATCATCTCGTTCTGTATGTGGACCGATTAGTTCGGCCGCCACCCGTTGATTCCGTCCCCAACCCAGCTGAAGCTGTTCCTCTCTTGCCGGTTGGTGGGGATTTGGAGAGCGACTCGGTGGGtttatcttcttcaacctctgCTTCCAATGTtgaggagaggggagaagaaAATGAGGGTTTGGATGGAGAAGATGATTCATTGATTCAGACAGCGGAGTGTCGCATTTGTCAGGATGAGGATGTAATTAGGAAGCTGGAAACTCCTTGTGCCTGTAGTGGCAGTCTTAAGGTATAAATGATTTGTCAATTAAGTATTGTAAAACTTTCTAGTTTCTTTGTAAATGTTTCGGCTTTTTGGGATTACATAGTGATCAACAAGTAATTTGAAGCATAAATATATAGGGATTATTTAGCAGctcatttgtttttttagttcaaGTTGCAGTCATTGGGCATTGTGGTTGGCTAATTAAGTTGGTGTTTATGTGAAATTTATAAATACTAGTTGTATAGGGAATGTATATGCTTAGGTGAATGCCATAAATCTAAGAAAGTTTGGTGGGAAAGTTTTATCGTTGTTTTATGTTTATCTTGTTTTGTTTGTCTCAAATATATCTAATGAGACATTTGTTGGTTGTGTTGCATTACGATTTAGATGAGATGTTAACAACGATTGCTTTCTCAGTATGCTCATCGGAAGTGTATACAGCTTTGGTGCAATGAGAAAGGGGATATTATTTGTGAGATTTGTCATCAGGTATGTTCACTTTCTTGATTATACTTTGTTATTTTAAGTTCGTGGAATCATGTCTGCATTTGACATTAAAGATTCAAAGTTATGCTAGAAGAGATGTTGGATTTGCACCCCCTTTCGGGATAAAGCAACTGTTTTTTGGCTGGTGTAGAGTGTTTGGGTTGAAAGAAATATTAGAAATTTTAGAAATGTGAATTGACCTTGGTTTGAGATGCCCTATAGTGTTAGATCTAAAACTTCGTTGTGGCCACTACTTCTCAGGCTTTGTGAAATTATTAGCTTGTTTGATTCGTTTGGACCAGAGTCACTCCCTTTGAATGAACTCCCTTTGTTGGGTGACAATTAAAAGGAAACAATGATGAGTGTAGACgcatataaaataatttaaataatgatGAGTATAGacgcatatatatatatatggaaacaATTCAGCTACATTGAATGTTTAGAGGTTTCAACTTATCTGAATTTATACGCTTGCATATGATGCACAGCCTTACCAGCCTGGTTATACAGCTCCGCCACCTCCCCCTCGCATTGAAGAAACGTCTATTGACATCGGGTACCTTACATGCTTCAAATTTCCTTACTTTAGAAAGTTTTGAGATATCTTATGAGAtctttttgtttatttgaaaaaattgtGTTGTAATTTTTCTCTCTCGATATTTTGCATTGGAGATGTTGAGCTAAACATTTCCCATTCTTTGTTTTCTGCAGGGGAGGGTGGACCATTACTGGCACCCCTTTGAATTTACACGATCCTCGCCTTTTGGCTATTGCTGAGGCTGAGCATAATTTATTGGAAGCCGAGTATGATGACTATGCTGCTTCAGATGCCAGTGGAGCTGCATTTTGTCGAGCAGCTGCTCTTattgtaagtttgttgtttgaTACCACACATAAGAAATCTCAGTAGTATAATCAAGAAACTTAGCATCGTCATACACATTTCATAAACTGATGTCAATATTGATTCACGAGTGGGCTAATACCTCATGTTTGAATGCGTTTTCACACTTCTCTTTGAATTACTCTCATACAAAGTCGACATTGCAATTCATATTCTCGTGGAAAATGTATCAAGTAATGACCTGTTTGCTGatgtttttttccttcaattgGGATAACATGACATCATTTGTTTAATTTCAATATGGCAGCTCATGATCCTACTTTTCTTACGTCACGCACTTGAAGTGACAGATCCTGATGGCGACGATTACTTGTCTGCTTTCTTCTCTGTAAGTTAGAGCTCATTGTTTCAATCTGGAATGGACAACAATCTCCAGCAGTTTTCCTTTCTCACAGATCTTTGACATTCCTCATCTTGTGGACATTTTTTTAACCATACCATCCAGATTTTCTTGCTTCGAGCAGCTGGTTTTCTCTTGCCCTGTTACATTATGGCTTGTGCAGTCAACATCTTGCAACGTCGACAACGACGACAGGTGGGCATTACCTCCCACATTATCCTCAACTTATTCAAGGATAATTTTCTTTACTTAACGTTTCTTTTTCTCATGTTTTGTCTAATTTGAGGAACGAGAGGCTGCAGCCTTGGGTGCAGCACAAGTTGCTTTTGTGCTACAATCAGGACGGCACAGGGGGCTGCAATTTGCAATAGCACCAGGACCTCAAATGACTCCCCACCAGGAGACTGTTTAACTTACATAGGCACAAAATGTATGacctcttcatttttttcccAATGGTTTTAGCACAAAAACGGGCAATATAGATCTCCCTTAAAATCTGTCCATATTTGTAATCTGTCTTACATTCATTTTGGAAAGCCCGAGTGTAATTCTTCTCGCGAATGCTATAGTTTTTCATGATCTTCAACCTCCTGCCCCTTGAGTCATGAAGCAACGAAAAACCTAAAACCAAAACTTCAACAGTTGAATGGTGTACACGAAACAGAGTTTGTATAGATTGTCTCAAGATCTCTGTTTCGAATCCTGCATATAAAAGGAAGAACTATATGTCTGGTTTGTCTTGTAAATGACCTTGTCAATTTTTTGAAGTAGAGAACCAACATCTTGTCGATTTTTGAAGTAGAGAACCAATTTGCTGGGAGTGTGACCAAAGTTTCCATTCAATCATGGTTATAATGGTGAATGATCTCCGTTAGTACAAAATCTTTTGGGTGAAATTAAAGTAAAATCATGAAAACTTACGTTCAAAGTAAACAATATCACTTCATTATAAGGATATATAATTGAGTCACATTCCGAACTTAATCAATTATTAATAACATCAATAcatatattagatatatttaCTTAACTGCAACAAAAACTGCACACGTTTTTCTTTATGCATTAAATGATAGGTTGATAATTAAAGGAAAGTGGAGATTTGTCTGATAAGTTAGCCTGTTGTTTTGTTTGAGAATTCAAAAATGATGTGTTTTAGTTCATTGTTTCAGACTTGCATTGGGTCCATAGCAGGTGCACCAAACTCAAAGGGCCATCAACCTTTTGTCCACTTGCCCTCTTCACCCATCACAAACATCCAACCATTCTCAAGTCAAAAAGACACATCTAGTCTCTCTTCACAGATTTGAATCCATACATTCTCctttttcaataatttaatcTTGATGTTTGTAGAagataacaaataaaattaaggTAAAAAGTAAAATGGAATACAAAAGATTGTCCTTTTTTTTTGGGTAAAGATGAGTAGTTAGGAAATGGAGTGCATGTTGTTGAATCAAATGGGGTGT
This window encodes:
- the LOC103489119 gene encoding probable UDP-arabinopyranose mutase 5, yielding MTTPPSLLSLTIHSAILNLSSISDLSFLPDHIVLHLFLETLRAGKLNERVLKLFVASGKDEVLSLIGAFNIQQIVTPVLPTIHIKDNEVDIVIGAFHSDLTSFMNEWRPVFTRYHLIIVKDPELKEDLEIPDGFDLDIYTVQDINRIVGTSNSIKFSGYSCRYFGYLVSRKKYIISVDDDCAPAKDDKGMLIDIVEQHLLNLSTPATPFFFNTLYDPFRKGADFVRGYPFSLRSGVACSLSCGLWLNLADYDAPTQALKPSLRNTRIVDAVLTIPVGAMLPVSGINIAFDREVVGPALCPALRLAGEGKFRWETMEDIWCGLCVKVTCDHLKLGVKSGQPYVWRNERGNAIESLKKEWEGVKLMEEVVPFFQTLRLPEAAVTAEACFLEIAKAVRDQLGRSNPMFSRVAEAMVEWVEIWKKVGSGPLLGDN
- the LOC103489118 gene encoding uncharacterized protein LOC103489118 isoform X2 produces the protein MSDHLVLYVDRLVRPPPVDSVPNPAEAVPLLPVGGDLESDSVGLSSSTSASNVEERGEENEGLDGEDDSLIQTAECRICQDEDVIRKLETPCACSGSLKYAHRKCIQLWCNEKGDIICEICHQPYQPGYTAPPPPPRIEETSIDIGGGWTITGTPLNLHDPRLLAIAEAEHNLLEAEYDDYAASDASGAAFCRAAALILMILLFLRHALEVTDPDGDDYLSAFFSIFLLRAAGFLLPCYIMACAVNILQRRQRRQEREAAALGAAQVAFVLQSGRHRGLQFAIAPGPQMTPHQETV
- the LOC103489118 gene encoding uncharacterized protein LOC103489118 isoform X1 — encoded protein: MSDHLVLYVDRLVRPPPVDSVPNPAEAVPLLPVGGDLESDSVGLSSSTSASNVEERGEENEGLDGEDDSLIQTAECRICQDEDVIRKLETPCACSGSLKYAHRKCIQLWCNEKGDIICEICHQPYQPGYTAPPPPPRIEETSIDIGGGWTITGTPLNLHDPRLLAIAEAEHNLLEAEYDDYAASDASGAAFCRAAALILMILLFLRHALEVTDPDGDDYLSAFFSIFDIPHLVDIFLTIPSRFSCFEQLVFSCPVTLWLVQSTSCNVDNDDRNERLQPWVQHKLLLCYNQDGTGGCNLQ